A genome region from Physeter macrocephalus isolate SW-GA chromosome 4, ASM283717v5, whole genome shotgun sequence includes the following:
- the UQCRH gene encoding cytochrome b-c1 complex subunit 6, mitochondrial isoform X2 yields the protein MVLEEEQRMLTGSGDPNEEEEEEEELVDPLTTVREQCEQLEKCVKAREQLELCDERVSSRSETEDCTEELFDFLHARDHCVAHKLFNSLK from the exons ATGGTGCTGGAGGAAGAGCAAAGGATGCTGACCGGGTCTGGAGATCCCAATGAG gaagaagaggaggaggaggaattagTG GATCCCCTAACAACAGTGAGAGAGCAATGCGAGCAGCTGGAGAAATGTGTAAAGGCTCGGGAGCAGCTAGAGCTCTGTGATGAGCGTGTATCCTCCAGGTCAGAGACAGAGGATTGCACAGAGGAGCTCTTTGACTTCTTGCATGCAAGGGACCACTGC GTGGCCCACAAACTCTTTAACAGCTTGAAGTAA
- the UQCRH gene encoding cytochrome b-c1 complex subunit 6, mitochondrial isoform X1 → MVLEEEQRMLTGSGDPNEEEEEEEELVDPLTTVREQCEQLEKCVKAREQLELCDERVSSRSETEDCTEELFDFLHARDHCVSQPKVAHKLFNSLK, encoded by the exons ATGGTGCTGGAGGAAGAGCAAAGGATGCTGACCGGGTCTGGAGATCCCAATGAG gaagaagaggaggaggaggaattagTG GATCCCCTAACAACAGTGAGAGAGCAATGCGAGCAGCTGGAGAAATGTGTAAAGGCTCGGGAGCAGCTAGAGCTCTGTGATGAGCGTGTATCCTCCAGGTCAGAGACAGAGGATTGCACAGAGGAGCTCTTTGACTTCTTGCATGCAAGGGACCACTGCGTAAGTCAGCCTAAG GTGGCCCACAAACTCTTTAACAGCTTGAAGTAA